One part of the Marmota flaviventris isolate mMarFla1 chromosome 4, mMarFla1.hap1, whole genome shotgun sequence genome encodes these proteins:
- the Znf22 gene encoding zinc finger protein 22, whose translation MRLGKPKGGISRSSNQGKAYENKRKTVRQRQKWGMTVRFDSGLSRLRRSLDEKPYKCTECEKCFSQSSTLFQHQKIHTGKKSHKCADCGKSFFQSSNLIQHRRIHTGEKPYKCDECGERFKQSSNLIQHQRIHTGEKPYQCDECGRCFSQSSHLIQHQRTHTGEKPYQCSECGKCFSQSSHLRQHMKVHKEEKPHKARGKNIRAKTHLVSSWKAGTGRKSVAGLRQVKGSASALFKKK comes from the coding sequence ATGAGGTTAGGAAAACCTAAAGGGGGTATTTCTCGAAGCTCAAACCAAGGAAAAGCCTATGAAAACAAGCGTAAAACGGTTCGGCAGCGGCAGAAATGGGGAATGACTGTTCGTTTTGATTCAGGCTTGAGTAGACTGAGAAGAAGCTTGGATGAAAAACCCTATAAATGCACAGAATGTGAGAAGTGTTTCAGTCAGAGTTCAACTCTTTTTCAACATCAGAAGATCCATACTGGAAAGAAATCCCATAAATGTGCTGATTGTGGGAAAAGTTTCTTTCAAAGTTCTAATCTCATTCAGCATCGACGGATCCATACTGGGGAAAAGCCCTATAAATGTGATGAGTGTGGAGAAAGGTTTAAGCAAAGTTCAAACCTCATTCagcaccagagaattcatactggagaaaaacccTATCAGTGTGATGAATGTGGCAGATGTTTCAGCCAGAGTTCCCACCTTATTCAGCATCAGAGAACCCATACCGGGGAGAAACCCTACCAGTGCAGTGAATGTGGCAAGTGCTTCAGCCAGAGCTCTCATCTGAGGCAGCACATGAAGGTGCACAAAGAAGAGAAGCCACATAAAGCCCGGGGTAAAAACATCAGGGCAAAAACTCACTTAGTATCCTCTTGGAAAGCTGGTACAGGAAGGAAATCAGTGGCTGGTCTCCGCCAAGTTAAGGGCAGTGCTTCagccctctttaaaaaaaagtaa